Proteins co-encoded in one Arachis hypogaea cultivar Tifrunner chromosome 13, arahy.Tifrunner.gnm2.J5K5, whole genome shotgun sequence genomic window:
- the LOC112736609 gene encoding probable histone H2B.1 yields MAPKAEKKPAEKKPAEEKKSAVAEKAPPAEKKPKAGKKLPKEGAAAGDKKKKRNKKNVETYKIYIFKVLKQVHPDIGISSKAMGIMNSFINDIFEKLAQEASRLARYNKKPTITSREIQTAVRLVLPGELAKHAVSEGTKAVTKFTSS; encoded by the coding sequence atggcacctaaggcagaGAAGAAACCAGCTGAGAAGAAGCCGGCTGAGGAGAAGAAATCCGCCGTGGCTGAGAAAGCTCCACCGGCGGAGAAGAAGCCAAAGGCAGGAAAGAAGCTGCCGAAGGAAGGTGCCGCCGCCGgggacaagaagaagaagaggaacaagAAGAACGTTGAGACCTACAAGATCTACATCTTCAAGGTTCTGAAGCAAGTCCACCCTGACATCGGTATCTCCAGCAAGGCCATGGGAATCATGAACAGCTTCATCAACGACATCTTCGAGAAGCTCGCCCAAGAAGCTTCTAGACTTGCCCGATACAACAAGAAGCCAACTATCACCTCGAGGGAAATCCAGACCGCGGTCAGACTTGTGCTGCCCGGAGAGTTGGCTAAGCACGCCGTTTCTGAGGGTACCAAGGCGGTGACTAAGTTTACCAGCTCTTAA
- the LOC112736606 gene encoding UPF0481 protein At3g47200-like: MGERLNSRIAHLLGRACARDNEVPRSMIQRIPVLLSQNPNFVKYCTPKMISFGPIHHGEQNLNLGEEFKHLWASLYIGKFSKQVRVSTEEGAKLKHNIIVAEIKQLRNMFSKDVIGSYNDDELSWLLLVDGCALLYFLDNVDDQHPEALNLKLDQLMYTWRDILLLENQLPLTLLMLLSDEKTVYHLENILYNFVFMGLFKGSEGSVINRNGAKPVHLLDYVRTFYTFRDEYIISMDPPLQEEGRWHRYKNIRDLRNAGIHVKLNKREEWKWNSVSFTSNLFSGALKLPMMIVNDVTPYFYHNLIAFEMCPDFRNNFEFCSYFFLMDSLIDEAEDVKELRLAGVLQNLLGSDKEVAKLFNELGHELPAKMCNYMIRTNVVAYSKGYIQVKHQINEHYQKKWKTWLAEARSTYFSTPWSFIAFLAAVAALLLTSIQAWYAVHPRISN; this comes from the coding sequence ATGGGTGAGAGATTGAACAGCAGGATCGCCCATCTTCTTGGTCGAGCATGTGCAAGAGACAATGAAGTTCCACGTTCAATGATACAAAGGATTCCTGTTTTATTGAGTCAAAATCCAAACTTTGTCAAGTACTGCACACCCAAGATGATATCATTTGGTCCCATCCATCATGGTGAACAAAATCTCAACttgggagaagaattcaaacatcTTTGGGCATCCCTCTACATTGGAAAATTCAGCAAACAAGTCCGTGTTAGCACGGAAGAAGGAGCCAAGTTGAAGCATAATATTATAGTTgctgaaatcaagcaattgagGAACATGTTCAGCAAGGATGTGATTGGAAGCTACAATGACGACGAACTGAGTTGGTTGTTGCTTGTGGATGGATGTGCATTGCTGTATTTCTTGGACAATGTTGATGATCAGCATCCAGAAGCACTGAATCTAAAGCTTGATCAGTTGATGTATACCTGGAGAGATATTTTGTTGCTGGAGAACCAGCTTCCATTGACGTTGCTGATGCTGCTAAGTGATGAAAAGACGGTATATCACTTAGAGAATATACTGTATAATTTCGTATTCATGGGCCTTTTCAAGGGAAGTGAGGGGTCGGTAATAAACCGCAATGGAGCTAAACCGGTTCATCTTCTTGATTATGTTCGCACCTTTTACACATTCAGAGATGAATACATAATAAGTATGGATCCTCCTCTTCAAGAAGAAGGCCGTTGGCACAGGTACAAAAATATCAGGGATCTTAGGAATGCAGGGATTCATGTGAAGCTTAACAAGAGAGAAGAATGGAAATGGAACAGCGTGTCTTTCACCTCCAACTTGTTTAgcggagcattgaagcttccaatGATGATAGTGAATGATGTCACTCCTTATTTCTATCACAACTTGATTGCATTTGAGATGTGCCCGGATTTTCGCAACAACTTCGAATTCTGTTCATATTTTTTCTTGATGGATTCCTTGATAGACGAAGCCGAGGATGTGAAGGAACTCAGGTTGGCCGGTGTCCTCCAAAACTTGCTCGGAAGTGACAAAGAAGTGGCCAAACTCTTCAATGAACTAGGCCATGAATTGCCTGCTAAAATGTGCAATTACATGATCAGAACTAATGTTGTGGCCTACAGCAAAGGATATATTCAAGTGAAGCATCAAATCAATGAACATTACCAAAAGAAATGGAAGACTTGGTTGGCTGAAGCACGCAGCACTTATTTCAGCACTCCATGGTCTTTCATTGCCTTTCTGGCTGCCGTTGCAGCATTGCTTCTCACTTCTATTCAAGCTTGGTATGCTGTACATCCCAGGATCAGCAACTAA
- the LOC112736610 gene encoding glycine-rich RNA-binding protein 4, mitochondrial isoform X2: MRLNPTLTNATNLLFKNSCPFSPLLFPRHSSTNLLVTGLSYDTNETVLRDAFEQHGEIIEVKVICDHVTGKSKGYGFVRFTTETSAATGRKEMHKKIIDGRRIRVCYAHKQA; this comes from the exons ATGCGCCTAAACCCTACACTTACCAACGCCACCAATCTTCTATTCAAGAACTCTTGCCCTTTTTCTCCCTTGCTATTCCCGCGCCATTCATCTACCAATTTGTTAGTCACAG GACTATCCTATGATACGAACGAAACTGTTCTAAGAGATGCATTTGAACAACATGGCGAAATAATCGAAG TTAAAGTAATATGTGATCATGTCACTGGCAAATCAAAAGGCTATGGATTCGTTCGCTTCACTACTGAAACTTCAGCTGCTACAGGTCGCAAAGAAATGCATAAAAAG ATTATAGATGGGAGACGCATTCGAGTGTGTTATGCTCACAAACAAGCCTAG
- the LOC112736610 gene encoding glycine-rich RNA-binding protein 4, mitochondrial isoform X1, with translation MRLNPTLTNATNLLFKNSCPFSPLLFPRHSSTNLLVTGLSYDTNETVLRDAFEQHGEIIEVKVICDHVTGKSKGYGFVRFTTETSAATGRKEMHKKGFLQIIDGRRIRVCYAHKQA, from the exons ATGCGCCTAAACCCTACACTTACCAACGCCACCAATCTTCTATTCAAGAACTCTTGCCCTTTTTCTCCCTTGCTATTCCCGCGCCATTCATCTACCAATTTGTTAGTCACAG GACTATCCTATGATACGAACGAAACTGTTCTAAGAGATGCATTTGAACAACATGGCGAAATAATCGAAG TTAAAGTAATATGTGATCATGTCACTGGCAAATCAAAAGGCTATGGATTCGTTCGCTTCACTACTGAAACTTCAGCTGCTACAGGTCGCAAAGAAATGCATAAAAAG GGATTTTTGCAGATTATAGATGGGAGACGCATTCGAGTGTGTTATGCTCACAAACAAGCCTAG
- the LOC112736608 gene encoding probable histone H2B.1, with product MAPKAEKKPAEKKPAEEKKSAVAEKAPPAEKKPKAGKKLPKEGAAAAGDKKKKRNKKSVETYKIYIFKVLKQVHPDIGISSKAMGIMNSFINDIFEKLAQESSRLARYNKKPTITSREIQTAVRLVLPGELAKHAVSEGTKAVTKFTSS from the coding sequence atggcacctaaggcagaGAAGAAGCCAGCTGAGAAGAAGCCCGCGGAGGAGAAGAAATCCGCCGTTGCTGAGAAGGCTCCACCGGCAGAGAAGAAGCCGAAGGCAGGAAAGAAGCTTCCAAAGGAAGGCGCCGCTGCCGCCGgagacaagaagaagaagaggaacaagAAGAGCGTTGAGACCTACAAGATCTACATCTTCAAGGTCCTGAAGCAAGTCCACCCTGACATCGGTATCTCAAGCAAGGCCATGGGAATCATGAACAGCTTCATCAACGATATCTTTGAGAAGCTCGCTCAAGAATCTTCTAGACTTGCCCGCTACAACAAGAAGCCAACCATAACCTCCAGGGAGATCCAAACCGCAGTCAGGCTAGTCCTGCCCGGAGAGTTGGCAAAGCACGCTGTTTCCGAGGGTACCAA